One genomic region from Leptospira tipperaryensis encodes:
- a CDS encoding tetratricopeptide repeat protein: MELENFTPSDFLEAAKYFYKTGDSDRAEYLFKLTLEEEDHHEAYFFLGLMENQKGNHERSLLHFYKSVEVNQNYGNPCNEIGIILLRAGKETEAVYWLKKSLRCDLNDAPHISLYNLATLYKIWNRPERSLQYLHRAIQIKPDFEEARKLKEELGSAI; the protein is encoded by the coding sequence ATGGAATTGGAAAACTTTACTCCCTCTGATTTTCTGGAAGCGGCAAAATATTTTTACAAAACGGGCGACTCTGACAGAGCCGAATACCTGTTCAAACTTACACTGGAAGAAGAGGACCACCACGAGGCATATTTCTTTTTGGGTCTTATGGAGAATCAAAAAGGCAATCACGAGAGAAGTCTGCTTCATTTCTACAAATCCGTCGAAGTCAATCAGAACTACGGAAACCCATGCAACGAAATCGGAATTATACTCTTAAGAGCGGGAAAAGAAACCGAAGCAGTGTATTGGTTGAAAAAATCTCTACGTTGTGATCTTAACGACGCGCCGCACATTTCCCTCTACAATTTGGCAACACTTTATAAAATCTGGAATCGTCCGGAACGCTCTCTGCAATACTTGCACCGAGCGATACAAATCAAACCCGACTTCGAAGAAGCAAGAAAACTCAAAGAAGAATTGGGATCAGCAATATAA